CGCGGAACCGGGATCCACTCGCCGGGGCCGAGATCGCAACCGACGAGGTCGAGCAGAGCCGTCGGTGAGGAGACGATGGTGACCACGAGGAAGGGCTCTGTGTCGATTACTCGGTCGCGGCGGGGTCGGCGGCTGCAAGATCCCGTAGTTGGGCTCGCTGGATCTTCCCGGTGGCATTTCGCGGGATGCCCGTGACGAACCGGAACTTCTTGGGAATCTTGTAACGAGCCAAATGTTCTTCGAGGTACTGCACGATATGGTCCTCGTCGGTAGCTGGGTCGGCGATGACCACGAAGGCCATTCCGACCTCGCCCCATTTTTCGTCAGGAATCCCGACCACCGCCGCGGAGCTGACGCCCGGGTAACGAGCGAGGACTGCCTCGACTTCGGCCGGATAGATGTTTTCTCCACCGGAAATAATGATGTCCTTGACGCGGTCGACGACCGAGGTCCACCCGTCCTCGGCAACAGTGACGACATCGCCGGTGTGAAACCATCCGTCGGCAGTGAAGGAGTCGGAGGTCGCGTCCGGCCGATTCCAGTACCCGGCAAACACGTTCGGCCCGCGCACCAAGAGTTCACCCGATCGACCCGGCCCGATGGCACGCGGACCCGGCGCACCGGCCAGGGCGACATCGGTGTAGAAGTGAGGAAATCCCACCGACACCGGCCGGTCTGCGGCGCCCTCGGCGACAGCCATGTAGACCCCCGCAGCTGCCTCGGTCATTCCGTATCCTTGGAGCAGTTGCACGCCACGTTCGAGCCACGCGGTAGCCACCCGCTCGAGCACGGGTGACCCCCCGTACACCACATAGCGCAGGGAACTGATGTCGGTGCTGTGCCAGCCGGGGTGCTCGCAGAGCATCTGCAAAATGGTGGGAACGGCGGAAAAACTGGTGATCGCTTCCCTGGAGATTGTGGCTAGTACCTCGCCGGCGTCGAACTGTTGTACCGGGATCACCGTGCCACCTTTGAACAAGGTGGGCAATGTGACTTGGTTCAGTCCGGTGACGTGGAACATCGGAGCTAGTGCCAACGCTTTGTCAGTGGAGAGTACATCGATGTGCGCGAGTTGATTGAGCGTGTTGAACGTCAGATTCCCATGCGTCAAAACGGCGCCCTTCGGGGTGCCGGTGGTACCCGAGGTATACAGGATCAGGCACGGGTCGTTGAGCCCCACCGCACCGAACGTGGTTGCGGGGTCTCCGCTCGACAGAAACTGTTCGTAGTCGAGGCACCGGATCGGACAGGTGGGTGCATCGAGGGCAAGAACATGTTCGACCGAATTCAACGCGGAGCCCAGGGACTGGGCAATGTGGTGATGGGTAGGTGCGAGTACTAGGACCGATGCACCGGAATCGACCAGCATGTACTCGATTTCACGTGCCGCAAGACGGGTGTTGAGGGGCACGAACACCGCGCCCAGAAGTCCGCTCGCGAACAGGGATTCGAACGCCGGAAGGTCGTTGGGGCCGAGATAGGCAATGCGATCACCCGGCCCGATCCCGGCCGCTGACCACGCCGAGGCCAGCGCAGCAACGCGGTCAGCGAGCTCGAGATACGACAAGGACCGGTTATCGCGAACGAGGGCAATGCGATGCGGAGTGATTCGGGCGCGTCGGCGGGGCCAACTGCCTAGTCCGGTATCGGCAGCGGTGATGTCAGCGGGCATGGTGAAACTCCTCATCTGGCTCGGTTCTACATACCGTCTTGTCGGGGGCGGTGATCAGAACCTGAGGACGGGTTTGATCGAACGTCCGGAGATCATGTCGTCGACGGCGTTGTTGATGTCCTCGAATGGGTAATGGGTGATCAGTCGGTCGATCGGCAGCCGACCCGAGCGCACCAAATCGACCAGCACCGGGATCAGGGCTTGGGTTTCACTGTCGCCGAGAGTCAGTCCGATGATGCTGCGGCCGGGGATCATAGCGTTGACATCGACCGGGACTTCGGTGCCGAAAGCAGGGGCACCGACAATGACAGCGGTGCCGCGCGGCGCGAGTGCGTCGATCGCCGTGCGCAGGACCCCGACATTGCCGGTAGTTTCCACTGCCCCGTCCACGCCGGCCCCACCGGTGATTTTGACCAGTTCCTCGGCAGTATCGACCTGTGTGGCGTCGATGGTGTGTGTGGCACCGAGTTCGCGCGCGAGGTTCAATCGTTCGGGGACGCGGTCTACGACGATCACCTTGGACGCCGGTGTGAGTGCAGCCGCCATCACCGACGACAGTCCGACGGCGCCGGCCCCGGTGATCAGGATCGTGTGGCCCGGGCGCGGGGTAAGGGCGTTCCATACTGCGCCGACTCCGGTCTGCACCCCACATCCCAGCGGAGCAAGTAGCTCCAAAGGGGTCTCGGCGTCGACCTTGACCGCACTGCGCTCGTCGACGACAGCGTGTTGTGCGAACGACGATTGTCCGAAGAAATGTCCGCCGAGGGGTTGACCATCGCGGCTGACCGGGCTACTGCCATCGGCACGGGCACCGCCGACCAGGTTCAGCGGAAGCCATGTTGCGCAGTAGGCGGGATGTCCGTCACGGCAGTTCCCGCAAGCACCGCACGAGGTGAAGGACAACAGGACGTGGTCGCCGACCGACACCGAACCGACGTTCGCCCCGACTTCTTCGACGACGCCGGCGCCTTCGTGGCCGAGCACACCGGGCAGGGGAAAGGGCAATGTCCCGGAGGCGACGCCGAGGTCGGTGTGACACAGGCCGGCGGCACTCATCCGGACTCGGATCTCATGAGGTTGCAGTTCGTCCAGCTCGACGGGCGAAAGGGTGAATTCGGCGCCGCCGGTTTCGACGACGGCAGCGATGGTGCTGGTCATGGGTGCTCCTGGAAGAGGGGAATGGTCAGTCGAGGGAAATGACGACGGACTTGACCTTGGTGTAGGACTCGAGGGCTTCCGGTCCGTACTCACGGCCGAACCCGGAGTTCTTCACGCCACCGAACGGAACTGCAGGATCGAGCATCGCCCAGTCGTTGACCCAGACGATGCCTGCCTGCAGTTTCGCTGCTACGCGGTGCGCCCGAGCGACGTTTCCGGTCTGCAGTCCCGCGGCCAGTCCGTACTCGGTGCCGTTGGCCAGGGCAATGGCCTCGTCCTCGGTATCGAACGGCTGCACGGTCAGCACAGGACCAAAGATCTCCTCTTGCACCACTCGAGAGGCATTGTCCAGGTCGGCGATGACGGTGGGTTTGTAGTAGAAGCCACCGTCCAGGTCCAGACGTTCACCGCCGGTGACGATCCGGGCGTTCTCGTCGCGCGCGATCTGGACGTATTCCTCAACCTTGGCCACGTGCTTGTCCGCCGCCATAGGGCCGACGACGGTCTTCGGATCGAAAGGATCGCCGACCGGTACACCGGATACGGCCTCCCCAAGGATGGTCAGCACGGTTTCGTACAGTGGTCGTTCGACCAACAGGCGGGGTCCTCCCATGCAGAACTGACCCGTGTTGAACACGAAGCCCTTGATAATCGCCCCGACAGCTTTTTCTACGTCGGCGTCGGCGAAAAGGAGGTGCGCGGCGTTGCCGCCGAGCTCCATGGTCACCGGTTTGAGGTTTTGGCCGGCGACACTGGCGGCATGTCGACCGATACCCGTGGAGCCGGTGAATGCGATCTTGTCGATATCCCGGTGCTGCAGAAGGGCTTCACCGATGGTCGAGCCCTTACCGGTCACCACATTCACCACCCCCGCGGGAACGCCGGCTTCGGTAAGGATTTCCGCCATCAACAGCGCGCTGAGAGGGGTGTCCTCAGCCGGCTTGTGCACTACACAGTTCCCCGCGGCAAGAGCGGGAGCAATCTTCGAGCTGCTCAGAATCAACGGAAAGTTGAACGGAGTAATCGCACCCACCACCCCGAGCGGCTCGCGGCGCGTGTAGGCATGAGCGTGCAGAGGGGTCTCACGATTGGATCCACTCGTTGTCTGTGCAAGCGCCGCGCAGTACTCGTACTGCTCGGCAGTGGTGAGTACATCGACGGGACGGCACAGTGATACCGGCTTACCGACATTGACGGACTCGACGGCGATGATTTCGTCGGCGCGTTCGCGGACCAGTTCAGCGACGCGGTGAAGGATACGGGCGCGTTCGCGACCGGACAGGCCGGACCAACGCCCGTCATCGAATGCTGTGCGGGCCGCCTGCACCGCGGTGTCGAGATCCTCCGCGTTGGCTTCGGCGACCGAGGTCACCGTGCGACCCGTGGACGGGTCGATGATGTCCGTACGTGCGCCGCTGGTCGATTCGCGCCATTGCCCGTCGATGAACAACTGGCGCGGACCGATCGTCGGACGGACGATATGTGTGGTGTCGTCGGTGACAGTCATAGTTGTGCCTTCACTTCCGGGAAGCCTGTGAGGGTCTGCAGGAATGCAAGTGGTCTGCGGGTGGAGCTGGTAGACCGCGTTTTACCGCTGAATGAAATCCGTTCAGCAGATGCACCTTCCGGTGCCATATACCGCGTGGTCACGCTGTGCGTGCGTAGGGGGAACGCCTTAAGATGATCAGGAAACCTGAGGTTGGCGATGGTCGGCCTCGAGCACGCGATGCGGGGAGTACGCCGATGACCGTCACGACTGCCCAGGCCGATGCCTTCGGTGCTGAAGAACTCATGGGTGAGCCGACTCTGCTGTATGCGATCAAGCAGGTGGAGCTGGCGATTCGATCTCGTATGGATGCGATCCTGCGTCCGTTGGGTCTGACCGCTTTGCAGTACACCGCGCTGACCGTGTTGCGGCGCCGGGGCGGGTTGTCGTCGGCGGAATTGGCGCGTAACTCGTTCGTCACGGCCCAGACCATGGGGGAGATGCTTGCGGCCCTCGAACGGCGTGGGTTGGTGGCTCGACAGGTCGATCCCGACAATCGCCGACGCATGTTCACCTACCTCACCGACGAGGCGTTGCGGTTGCTCGATGAGTACGACACACAGATTCGCTCCTTGGAAGAGCAAATGGTGCGGGACCTCAACGGCCGTCAGCGGGAGGCGTTCCGCGGATATCTTGGTCGCTGTCGCACTGCCCTGGGTGACACCGCTGCGCATTAGCAGAAGTGGAACTCCGGTGCGGCGGACGTTCTGCGGGCCGCCGCACCGGACGTAGTGGTGGTCAGAGATTCTGGCCACGGAATCGCTGCGGCCACACGCCCGACTTGCCGGGAGCGATGATGCCGTTGGGATCGAGGGCATCTTTGACCTTCTCGTGGAACTTCAGCAGTGCACCGTCACCCCAGTTGAAGGTGCCCATGACGTCATCCATCAAGGCATTGTGGGTGCGGTATTCGCCGTAGCCTTCTTCGGCTGCTTCGCGGACGAGGATCCGCGTCATTCGCAATGCTTCTTCCCGCACCTCCGGGATGGAAGTGTCATAGACGAACAGGCACACATGGTGCATTTCGCGCAGACCGACGATGAACTGGGCTGCGTAGTCCTTGTTGTACTCGTTCGCCCGGTCGCGAACCATCTCGAACTGCTTCATCGCCTCGCGTCCGTCCGGCGCCGAAACGGGGGAGAAGCAGATATGGCCGCCGTTGGGTACCCAGTCGAGCAGCTGCAGTTCGTCGAGGCTGGGGATTCCGTTGTTGATCTTGTGGCGGTCCTGCAACACGTGGCCGCCGCGGTCGTTGCGCTCCTCGTGGGTGAAGAAGCGGGCTCCCGGGATCTGGCTGAACGCGTCCTTGATGATTCCGTAGTACATCTCGATCATCGGCGGCGGACCGTAGAGCGTGGCGTAGAAGTTCCAGTATCCGAGGTTCAGGTCCTTCTTCATTTTCTCGATGGCTTCTGCCGGCATCGGCCCGTCACCGTCGAACCATTCTGAGCGCCGCGATACCGCCGCAGCGTCCATGAAGATGTTGCGGAGGACCGGCACGTTCTGCAGGGGCGCCATGTTGATACGCAGCGGCAACATGATGTCGACGATCTGCTCGAGATCCTCTTCCCTGTCGAAGGTGATCAGGAATGTCTGCGATGCCGGTGGCTTGGGCATCAGAGCGATACCCATCTTGGTGACGATGCCCAGATTGGACTGGGTGAACATGCCGTCGGGGCTCGGGCCGAATCCGTAGGGGAACAGTTGCCAGGTATCACTGCCGGGCAGCGCGCCCATACCGGTGCGCATTACCTCACCCTGCGGCAGAACAACTTCCATTCCGGTCTGCCACATGAAGTGGTCGCCGTACGGGGTGTAGCCGACGCCGCGGTCGAGCGCGTTGCCGACTACGCTGCCCCAGCCTAGGTCTGGGCAGTCGATCATCAGGTTCAGATTGTTGTTCTGGATGTACTCGTACAGATCGAAGTAGGTCACACCCGGCTCGAGCAGCGCGTAAGCGTACTTTTCGTTGACCTCGAGGATTCGGTTCATCCGCTCGCCGGTCTTGATGATCACCGAACCGGACAGCCGAGGGGATGCACCCCCGTAGCCGTTGTTCTTGCCCGTGGAGACCGGGGACAGCGGAATACCGTACTCGTTCGCGATCCGTACCACGGCCTGGACCTGCTCGGTGGATTCAGGTGAGACCACCGCTGAGGGGACGTAAGCCTCGCTGGCGCCCACCGGATAGGGGTCCTTGAAGTTTTCGAGTTCTTCGGTGCTGGAAAGCACCCATTTGTCACCGACGACTTCGCGGAAGCGGGCGAGCGCCGTATCGAACTGCTCTTCGGACAAGCCGGGGGGAAGAGTTCGCGTCATTCTTGACTGCTCCTTACTTTGGCGGCCGGCTCAGTGCGGCCGCGCCGAACGCGGTTCCTGGATGGAAGACAACCCGAAAACCATCAGGGTTCCTTGCATTAATTGTGAGGCGGCTCACTCTGTTCGGTCAATCCGGTATGCGCATCCATGAGTCCGGGATGGTGCGAGCGAAAGTGCTGTTCTCCGCGCTTGAACAGGAAACGGGCTATCCGCTTTACGCTTGATCGGCGCGAGCGGGGTCGATCGCTTGGCTTGCACCGCACTTTTGAAATGGGCTGGTTCGGGGGATGTGTACTTGTGGCGCTGATAGTCATCAGGGTCGCCGCCATGCATCCTGGAGGCAGCATCGCGTCCCCGGGACTCGGGTATTGGGGCGATTGTGACAGGGACACCCGCGGGTAAACCGTAAGGTGCAATGCCGG
This window of the Rhodococcus pyridinivorans genome carries:
- a CDS encoding acyl-CoA synthetase, with protein sequence MPADITAADTGLGSWPRRRARITPHRIALVRDNRSLSYLELADRVAALASAWSAAGIGPGDRIAYLGPNDLPAFESLFASGLLGAVFVPLNTRLAAREIEYMLVDSGASVLVLAPTHHHIAQSLGSALNSVEHVLALDAPTCPIRCLDYEQFLSSGDPATTFGAVGLNDPCLILYTSGTTGTPKGAVLTHGNLTFNTLNQLAHIDVLSTDKALALAPMFHVTGLNQVTLPTLFKGGTVIPVQQFDAGEVLATISREAITSFSAVPTILQMLCEHPGWHSTDISSLRYVVYGGSPVLERVATAWLERGVQLLQGYGMTEAAAGVYMAVAEGAADRPVSVGFPHFYTDVALAGAPGPRAIGPGRSGELLVRGPNVFAGYWNRPDATSDSFTADGWFHTGDVVTVAEDGWTSVVDRVKDIIISGGENIYPAEVEAVLARYPGVSSAAVVGIPDEKWGEVGMAFVVIADPATDEDHIVQYLEEHLARYKIPKKFRFVTGIPRNATGKIQRAQLRDLAAADPAATE
- a CDS encoding NAD(P)-dependent alcohol dehydrogenase: MTSTIAAVVETGGAEFTLSPVELDELQPHEIRVRMSAAGLCHTDLGVASGTLPFPLPGVLGHEGAGVVEEVGANVGSVSVGDHVLLSFTSCGACGNCRDGHPAYCATWLPLNLVGGARADGSSPVSRDGQPLGGHFFGQSSFAQHAVVDERSAVKVDAETPLELLAPLGCGVQTGVGAVWNALTPRPGHTILITGAGAVGLSSVMAAALTPASKVIVVDRVPERLNLARELGATHTIDATQVDTAEELVKITGGAGVDGAVETTGNVGVLRTAIDALAPRGTAVIVGAPAFGTEVPVDVNAMIPGRSIIGLTLGDSETQALIPVLVDLVRSGRLPIDRLITHYPFEDINNAVDDMISGRSIKPVLRF
- a CDS encoding aldehyde dehydrogenase family protein — encoded protein: MTVTDDTTHIVRPTIGPRQLFIDGQWRESTSGARTDIIDPSTGRTVTSVAEANAEDLDTAVQAARTAFDDGRWSGLSGRERARILHRVAELVRERADEIIAVESVNVGKPVSLCRPVDVLTTAEQYEYCAALAQTTSGSNRETPLHAHAYTRREPLGVVGAITPFNFPLILSSSKIAPALAAGNCVVHKPAEDTPLSALLMAEILTEAGVPAGVVNVVTGKGSTIGEALLQHRDIDKIAFTGSTGIGRHAASVAGQNLKPVTMELGGNAAHLLFADADVEKAVGAIIKGFVFNTGQFCMGGPRLLVERPLYETVLTILGEAVSGVPVGDPFDPKTVVGPMAADKHVAKVEEYVQIARDENARIVTGGERLDLDGGFYYKPTVIADLDNASRVVQEEIFGPVLTVQPFDTEDEAIALANGTEYGLAAGLQTGNVARAHRVAAKLQAGIVWVNDWAMLDPAVPFGGVKNSGFGREYGPEALESYTKVKSVVISLD
- a CDS encoding MarR family winged helix-turn-helix transcriptional regulator; amino-acid sequence: MTVTTAQADAFGAEELMGEPTLLYAIKQVELAIRSRMDAILRPLGLTALQYTALTVLRRRGGLSSAELARNSFVTAQTMGEMLAALERRGLVARQVDPDNRRRMFTYLTDEALRLLDEYDTQIRSLEEQMVRDLNGRQREAFRGYLGRCRTALGDTAAH
- a CDS encoding FAD-binding oxidoreductase; the encoded protein is MTRTLPPGLSEEQFDTALARFREVVGDKWVLSSTEELENFKDPYPVGASEAYVPSAVVSPESTEQVQAVVRIANEYGIPLSPVSTGKNNGYGGASPRLSGSVIIKTGERMNRILEVNEKYAYALLEPGVTYFDLYEYIQNNNLNLMIDCPDLGWGSVVGNALDRGVGYTPYGDHFMWQTGMEVVLPQGEVMRTGMGALPGSDTWQLFPYGFGPSPDGMFTQSNLGIVTKMGIALMPKPPASQTFLITFDREEDLEQIVDIMLPLRINMAPLQNVPVLRNIFMDAAAVSRRSEWFDGDGPMPAEAIEKMKKDLNLGYWNFYATLYGPPPMIEMYYGIIKDAFSQIPGARFFTHEERNDRGGHVLQDRHKINNGIPSLDELQLLDWVPNGGHICFSPVSAPDGREAMKQFEMVRDRANEYNKDYAAQFIVGLREMHHVCLFVYDTSIPEVREEALRMTRILVREAAEEGYGEYRTHNALMDDVMGTFNWGDGALLKFHEKVKDALDPNGIIAPGKSGVWPQRFRGQNL